The sequence below is a genomic window from Harmonia axyridis chromosome 1, icHarAxyr1.1, whole genome shotgun sequence.
GAGAatagaaatcttgataatacctgaaacataaaatgaaaaaaaatatttttttcgaagaatttttttttaattcttgtataaccggaagtgccagaacttctaaaatattttagctgaatagggcatcatgaacaatgtcatattctgaattttcagatttcaaatcggccccgttctccagaaacgtctaataggccttcgaacttgaaacaccctgtataaatattcatataaatatctaaatataaatatttttgagaggttaagctcgatatcggtgtaatctgggatttggtaccatagaaaaactcgaaacccttaacggcgaaccccctcaaacttaaggctaggaccgcccttgatttgtcgtcatggaaagttatttgcatcaaatattttcatgtgagcaagggcgaaatggtatgttctaggaaagaagtcatatagaattctaccctagaatcagcataggataccgagtgaatcgtctaaaatcagctaacgatacaaggtttccgaaaaaaatcttttattttctagagggatacccagtgaaggatctaccggcatagtgacggggtccaaggggcggagccccttcggcgagcagagcgagtgaTGTATCAATAGATCCGTTGGGATAGAAAAATCTAAGGTAAATGACAGCAGCATAACCTCGTTCACTACTGTCTCCGAAGCCATGGAGTTCGCATCGTGAATAGGAACCTGATGCCAACAGTCTAGGAATTTTGAGCTTTGCTAGTTCGTGCAATTCAGATTTGCACTGATTCCAGCGATTGTTTACCTCCACTGGGAGAGAATCATCCCATTGCAAGCCTAAAGTCCAGAGATGCTGGATTAAGTGCTTTGCAAGAAAAGTAAATGGGGCAAGAAATCTGAGAGGGTCAAAAATACGTGAGAGATCAGACAGGATAGATCGTTTTGAGCAGACCTCACCAGATGACTTCACTGAGTAAGAAAATTCATCCAATGAAGGAAACCATTTCAAACCAAGAATCTTAATGGCAGAGTCGGCATCAAAGTTTATGGAATGCTGATGTTGGTGGTCTAAAGGAACACGCGAAAGTAATTCATGGCTATTGCTACACCACTTACGAAGCTCAAACCCACCACATTCCAACAATGATATCAACTCATCCACCAAAACTTTGGCCTGTTCATCACAGCCAGTGACAATATCGTCCACGTAAATATCTCTGAGCAGGATTTGGAAGCATTTGGGAAAGAGGCTCCTTCATCCTCAGCTAGTTGAGACAAAGTTCTAAGAGCAAGAAAAGGAGCAGGCGCAACTCCGTAGGTGACAGTGTTTAATCGATATGCGCCGATAGGCTCTGACGGAGAAAACCTCCAAAGAATTCTTTGGTAATCACGATGTGAGGGCTGAATCAAGATTTGACGATACATCTGTTTTATATCGGCAGTGAAAACGAAAGTGTGGACACGAAAATTCAACATAATTACAAAAATATCCTTCTGTAATTTAGGACCAATCAAGAGAGCATCATTCAAGGACAATTTTATTTACCTGGAAGGTGAGCTGATGCGTCGAACACTACTCGTAACTTAGTCGACGCACTATCAGGCTTGATGATACAATGATGAGGGATAtagaaattattttcagtttcgACATCGGTGATCACTGACGACATATGATTACTACTCAAATAATCTTTCATAAAATGACAATACTCCTGGTAAACTTCTGGAGTTCTTATAAGTCTACGTTCGAGCGACAGAAAACGACGCAGAGCTAAAGAATATGTATCCCCAAAACAAACGCATTTGCCACTTTCGAATGGCAATGCAACCGTGTATCGTCCCGAAGCATCTCTCGAATGACCTTCAACAAAGAGTTGTTCACAACGTTGATCCTCTGGTGAAGAGGATGTTGTTGTTGGCACCTCTTCGAGTTCCCAGAACCTCTTTAATGtggaattcaaagaagaatcactTAAAgacaaatgaaatgaattcattGAGCGACTAGGAGACTGAATTTGTCCCATGAAAACCCAACCGAAAACAGTTTCTAGGGCTGTAGGTTCCGAACCGTTGCCTTTGATTCGACCGTCTTTGAGTACAAGTGGGAAAATATCTGCACCAAGAAGAATGTCCACAGAATGTGGAGTAGAAAATTCAGAATCTGCTAATTTTTTGTTGGAGATGCATTTCCAATTGGAAAATTGGACTAAAGAGGTCGGCATTTGTGTACAAATTTTTGGGAGAACTACAGCGTCAAAGGTGAAACATGGATTGATCTGACCTGTAGGGCGAATAGAGCAGACAGTGCTACCAGAAGCAGTAGATGAACTTTCCCCTATGCCAGTAATTGAAAGTGCAGTCTTTGAAATTTGCAATCCTAACTTATTAACACAAGATTGGGATATGATATTAATTTGAGAACCGGCGTCTAATAAAACTCGAACTTTCTGAAAGTTACCCCAAGCGTCTTGGATGTCTACTTGAGCAGTAGCCAATAAAACTGTGGAGTTGGCAGGCAAAAGATTCACTGAGTTGGAATGCGAAAAATAAGAGGTTTGACTCTGCGATTGGCATGATTCGTTCTGAGGTACATCGTCTGATGGACTGCGCATGTGCAATAAAGAATGATGTTTTTTATTACAGGTTCGACATGTTGATTTCGAGGAACAGTTATTCAATTGATGCCCAGAATGAAGGCAATTGATGCACCAATTCTTATCTTTGACAATTTTGAAACGATCTGAGGCAGTTTTTCCCAAAAACGAAGGACAGTTGTAAATATTATGAGATGACTTGCAATAATTACAGCTAATGCCTTTtttatctgaattatttttcGACTGAACTAAAAGAGCGGAATTTCGTTTACTTGAagtattattgaattttgaagttcGAGAATCAGAAAACTGTTGAGATTTTGAAGGAACAGAAAGAGCCACTGATTCTAGAGCtacacattgattagttaagAAAGT
It includes:
- the LOC123688652 gene encoding uncharacterized protein LOC123688652; translation: MRSPSDDVPQNESCQSQSQTSYFSHSNSVNLLPANSTVLLATAQVDIQDAWGNFQKVRVLLDAGSQINIISQSCVNKLGLQISKTALSITGIGESSSTASGSTVCSIRPTGQINPCFTFDAVVLPKICTQMPTSLVQFSNWKCISNKKLADSEFSTPHSVDILLGADIFPLVLKDGRIKGNGSEPTALETVFGWVFMGQIQSPSRSMNSFHLSLSDSSLNSTLKRFWELEEVPTTTSSSPEDQRCEQLFVEGHSRDASGRYTVALPFESGKCVCFGDTYSLALRRFLSLERRLIRTPEVYQEYCHFMKDYLSSNHMSSVITDVETENNFYIPHHCIIKPDSASTKLRVVFDASAHLPGK